The genomic window AGGAAACATTGGCTGCTGTCAGCCAATTTATTGGAGTCACCGGCTCTGAAATCGAGGTATCCTGCTATAAGTATGGCTCATGGATGTCTTGCTTTGGATGTTGTTTGGTTTCTTTAATCCTtccaaatatttaatatttatcagTAACTGTTTTCTTATGAGATTTGCAGGAACGGCATGGCATGCTCAGAGAAAAATACAGTGACCAGAACATTAAAGATTCTGAGGATTGTAGATCTGAGAAGGGCATATCTTTGGACAAGAGCCTCAGTGCTGCCTTAGATTCTTTTGATAACCTCTTTTGCCGCCGTTGCTTGGTGCTTAGTCTCTAACCATCACTCTTAATGTTATTTGTTAAAGAGAAGCATGGGCATGTAGATATCATAGGCAGTCTTTGGACATTTTTTAACTCCCTGTGCTGATATATTTTGTACCTGCATGACAGTTATTTGACTGCCGTCTTCATGGCTGTTCTCAAACTCTAATTAATCCTGTAAGCAATGTATTTCTTGTCTTTCAAAGATTCAATGTAATGCGAGTTTGACTCATTAGTTTATCTGCTTTGGTACCTATTGCTTGACAGAGTGAAAAGCAGCCATATTGGTCTGAATATGAAGATGACAGAAAGCCTTGCAGTGATCAGTGTTACCTCCGGGtttgatttttattattcttttgtgcTAAAAACCTTGTATGATGTCTTATGAGTTGATACTGCAAAAACCATTCTTGTTGATAACTTCATGGACAAAATTTCTCTCTTGTTCTCCAAATATTtgcattctttcttcttctctgaTGCTGCTCCTTGTCCTCAACACCTGGGTTCTGATGCAAAAGATGTTTTGTCTACCTATTTTAACTAATAAGCCTCCTATTTTTGTGTTTATCTGCAGCTCATTCCATTGGTTTGTTGTCTAATTTGTTCTTACCTAACGAAGAGAAATAGATTGTTTTAGTGCTCGTACTCATATGTTGCTGAGACAAGTTTGATTTGATGTGAATTTGAACTTGTTCATATCCTTGGAGTACCTTTTAGTTTCTTTTCAAGTATTTAGTTATCATCATATtccatatttaatttttgtttggatctaagattttttatatttgtcgggaaagaaaaatgttttgtgATTTCTACATCAATTCATGCAGTTAAGAGCCGTCAAAGATGTGGCAGAAGGTTCTGGTGTCAATGCATTGCATGGAGTGAAAACAACTTTAGAAGAAAAAGACAAGGTTGCATCGTCTGATGCCAAAGAGCAAAAGACTAATGTTGATGCAGATCTCATGCAAGATGAAAGAGGCATCTCTGAAGAAGAAGGGCCTGTTACTTTAGAAGGAATTAATAATTCAGAAGGTGCTGGTAAAGCTCTAACTTCGGTGATGTCTTCCATACCAATAGATAACCATGAAAATTCTGGAAAGCGGAAGGCCTCCCAAGAAAGCAATAGACCATTAGATGATCTGCTACACTGCTCTGATAGCAGCCAGGATTCTTCATGTAAGAAACAAAAGACATTATTGGTTTTGGATGTAGCCAGAGAGTCTTCTGAAGCTATACCAAGTCATGCCAGTGCTCAAAGTAGTAAAAGTAGGAACTATCAAGTTCGTACTCTTCTTGAAAATGAAACTCAAATTACAGCCAAAAACAACCAAAATGAATCTGGTGAACGGGGATTGGAAACTTCCACCTGTTCTGCTAGTGCTTCCAAGACCAAGGATAATACAAGGAATGGAGCCAAAGATGTTTTAAAGGTGCCCGAATTGAAGTGGTCATCTTCTGAGTGGAAGCCTATTGAGAGAGAATTGTATTTGAAGGGAGTGGAGATATTTGGGAGAAACAGGTAGAAGGGATTAGAACTTTTGTCAGTCTAGCTTTGCGTAAAatgcaaatataaatatttttattcacatTGGTTTCTGCATTTCTAAATATTGAATGGACTAAGCTCAGCAGTTTTTTTTACAAGACTAAAATGTGCAGAGCAAAAAACTCATAGTTAAAATTGTGTAACATGCTCGTATTTGTACGATTCAACTGCTTTACTCTCTTATCATGATGAACTTGTACATTTAGACAGTTGTGATTAGACTTCTTTCTTCTCCCTTCTAGATAACAATATGTCCATCCTTCTACTAATGTGTGATCCATGCTTTACAGTTGCCTTATAGCCAGGAACTTACTCTCTGGTTTGAAAACTTGCCTAGAAGTATCGAGTTACATGTGTGATGGTGGATCTTCAACACTAAATAGGTCCATCATGACAAGTTCATTTTTGGAAGAAAATGGGAAATCTGAATCAGATTTTATGGTATGTACCTGAACCCTAATTTCTCTCTATTTCCTACTATATGATATTTCTTTGATAAGGGGTGAAAAAGAAAAGGCTTCCAATTGCCAACCTGCATGGCTCTCTTGAGGCCATATTAATGACACTATCACCTTTATTAGCTACAATTGCAAGCATTCCTTTTAAGGTTAAATGCTTACCGATTCAAAAAATGTTCAAGAATCCATAGATATAGAGTGACATTACAATCTGCAATTAAAGTTACGTGGCCATTAAGGTTTGGCTATTTAGTTAGACAATGTTAAAGTAGGAAACCCATCCTGAAAGTTGTTGAATTCATCAAGCTTATATCTTTAGTGTCTGATTTCCATGAACAATGGTAAATTAGGAGCAAGCTGACTATGTTGCTCTGCATTCTGgttttctttttacttaattttgcaaCTTCTAATATTGATTCATTATTAATTTATCTTGATCAGTTCATTATATAGCATTGTATTTTTTAGGGTGAATAATTGGTTCTCCATTGTAGACCTTTCTCTTTCCTGTTTGCATTGCATTATAAATACTTTTTCCCAATTAAAATTCTTTCTGTAATTCAGGAGCAAGAGATGTCAGCAAGACCACGATTGCTTCGTAGAAAGGGTAGAACACGGAAACTTAAATATTCTTGGAAGTCAGCTGGCCATCCCTCAATTTGGAAAAGAATTGCAGATGGAAAAAATCAGTCTTGCAAGCAATATACTCCATGTGGATGCCAATCAATGTGTGGAAAGCAATGCCCTTGTCTGAACAATGGAACTTGCTGTGAGAAGTATTGTGGGTAAGTTAAGTTGTTTTAACATGCGAATGTGAAAAAATATATACTTAGATGGTATGGGTAAGCAAATCTATATCTCACTGAATCTGAAATATTTACATTTGACCAGCTGCTTTTGTTATGGATGAACCAGTTGTTTCAgttttgtttttgtgtttttttttcccgAACCAAAAATACCATGAGCCAATCAAGTCCAGAACATTCTTATAAATTCAAAGATTATGATCATTCAGATGCTCGAAGAGTTGCAAAAATCGGTTTAGGGGATGCCACTGTGCAAAAAGCCAATGCAGAAGCCGGCAGTGCCCATGTTTTGCTGCTGGGCGTGAATGTGACCCAGATGTTTGTAGGAATTGTTGGGTTAGGTAAAGTTTCATGATTTTATATAACCTATTACTAACATGATCTGTTagtaatatttatacattttgcAGTTGTGGTGGGGATTCGTTGGGTGAGCCACCGAAACAAGGAGATGGTCAGTGTGGAAATATGAGGCTTCTTCTAAGGCAACAGCAGAGAGTGAGCTACTAAGaatgttttagttataaaattatagtttCGAAATGCTTTAAAACTGGAATTTTCTTTTTGCTCCTCTTCTAATCTTTCATGTTTTTATTCTTCAGATACTCTTGGCAAAGTCTGATGTTGCCGGATGGGGAGCATTCCTAAAAGTAGGATATTACCCCGTTTTTTCCCAATGCAGACCTTTGGATAGTTAATTGTCTCTGTTTTCTTCAATTGTGTTTAAACTCTTTTCTGTGAACTTGATGATGTTGGTTCAGAATTCTGTCAACAAAAATGATTATCTTGGAGAATATACTGGTGAATTGATCTCCCACACAGAAGCAGACAAACGAGGGAAAATTTACGATCGCGCAAATTCATCTTTCCTTTTTGACTTGAATGATCAGGCAAGTGGCTCTCACATTTCACATTCAGCACTAAAATTCCCCCCTGTTAACAAAGGTgctctttattttttaatctaagaTTGCTGCAATGATCCTAATATCGGAAGTATCATGATCACATTTTGGAGCTTAATTATATCCTAAATGTATTTATGTTAATAACTACATTACACCAGCATGTATAATCTGATTGGAAGCTGCTGTTTTGTCTTTGCAGTATGTCCTCGACGCATACCGCAAAGGAGACAAATTGAAATTTGCAAACCACTCTTCTAACCCAAATTGCTATGCCAAGGTATACAACCGTCCACAATACATTTTAGGGACATTTCTTGTTGTTAGTTAAGCTAATTCCTTTAGCTTGCACAGGTAATCTTGGTAGCCGGGGATCATCGAGTAGGAATATTTGCCAAGGAACGAATCGAAGCTAGTGAAGAACTCTTTTATGATTACCGTTATGGTCCAGATCAAGCA from Gossypium hirsutum isolate 1008001.06 chromosome D12, Gossypium_hirsutum_v2.1, whole genome shotgun sequence includes these protein-coding regions:
- the LOC107945999 gene encoding histone-lysine N-methyltransferase EZA1 isoform X1, translated to MVSKGSDPSTKSKKSLEECSSGGVGNLTHKLNQLKRQIQAERIASIKEKVEKNRKKLESHISEILSATSSRNVLCVEENGFGKMLSSRIQIPLFKYAGFVQGSGDRDYSNGHEVVSSTSVKLPYVEKLPPYTTWIFLDKNQRMAEDQSVVGRRRIYYDQHGSEALICSDSEEDIAEPEEEKHEFSEVEDRILWNVCQEYGLGEETLAAVSQFIGVTGSEIEERHGMLREKYSDQNIKDSEDCRSEKGISLDKSLSAALDSFDNLFCRRCLLFDCRLHGCSQTLINPSEKQPYWSEYEDDRKPCSDQCYLRLRAVKDVAEGSGVNALHGVKTTLEEKDKVASSDAKEQKTNVDADLMQDERGISEEEGPVTLEGINNSEGAGKALTSVMSSIPIDNHENSGKRKASQESNRPLDDLLHCSDSSQDSSCKKQKTLLVLDVARESSEAIPSHASAQSSKSRNYQVRTLLENETQITAKNNQNESGERGLETSTCSASASKTKDNTRNGAKDVLKVPELKWSSSEWKPIERELYLKGVEIFGRNSCLIARNLLSGLKTCLEVSSYMCDGGSSTLNRSIMTSSFLEENGKSESDFMEQEMSARPRLLRRKGRTRKLKYSWKSAGHPSIWKRIADGKNQSCKQYTPCGCQSMCGKQCPCLNNGTCCEKYCGCSKSCKNRFRGCHCAKSQCRSRQCPCFAAGRECDPDVCRNCWVSCGGDSLGEPPKQGDGQCGNMRLLLRQQQRILLAKSDVAGWGAFLKNSVNKNDYLGEYTGELISHTEADKRGKIYDRANSSFLFDLNDQYVLDAYRKGDKLKFANHSSNPNCYAKVILVAGDHRVGIFAKERIEASEELFYDYRYGPDQAPAWARKPEGSKRDETSASQGRAKKHQSH
- the LOC107945999 gene encoding histone-lysine N-methyltransferase EZA1 isoform X2; protein product: MDFSGQHRNQRMAEDQSVVGRRRIYYDQHGSEALICSDSEEDIAEPEEEKHEFSEVEDRILWNVCQEYGLGEETLAAVSQFIGVTGSEIEERHGMLREKYSDQNIKDSEDCRSEKGISLDKSLSAALDSFDNLFCRRCLLFDCRLHGCSQTLINPSEKQPYWSEYEDDRKPCSDQCYLRLRAVKDVAEGSGVNALHGVKTTLEEKDKVASSDAKEQKTNVDADLMQDERGISEEEGPVTLEGINNSEGAGKALTSVMSSIPIDNHENSGKRKASQESNRPLDDLLHCSDSSQDSSCKKQKTLLVLDVARESSEAIPSHASAQSSKSRNYQVRTLLENETQITAKNNQNESGERGLETSTCSASASKTKDNTRNGAKDVLKVPELKWSSSEWKPIERELYLKGVEIFGRNSCLIARNLLSGLKTCLEVSSYMCDGGSSTLNRSIMTSSFLEENGKSESDFMEQEMSARPRLLRRKGRTRKLKYSWKSAGHPSIWKRIADGKNQSCKQYTPCGCQSMCGKQCPCLNNGTCCEKYCGCSKSCKNRFRGCHCAKSQCRSRQCPCFAAGRECDPDVCRNCWVSCGGDSLGEPPKQGDGQCGNMRLLLRQQQRILLAKSDVAGWGAFLKNSVNKNDYLGEYTGELISHTEADKRGKIYDRANSSFLFDLNDQYVLDAYRKGDKLKFANHSSNPNCYAKVILVAGDHRVGIFAKERIEASEELFYDYRYGPDQAPAWARKPEGSKRDETSASQGRAKKHQSH